ACCACTGTTCTGCCTGCCGGCCAGCGGGAACGAAAAACCGGTCGTTGAGAATCGCGTGAAGACGTTGCAGCGGAAATGGTCGACTCCGGTTCCCAAGATGGAAGATTTCGAGGAACTCAACAACTATCTTCGGCAATGCTGCCTCCAGGAACAGCAGCGTCTCAGTAGTGGTAAGACAGAAACCATCGGCACACGATTGGAACAGGACAAACAAAACGCCGCCGGGTTGCCCAGGCACCGCTTTGATCCGTGCATCCGCCGGGAAGTAAAGGTCAACAAGTATCAGTTCGCCCGGTTTGAGAACGTGGATTACAGCGTGCCGCGACAGTGTGCGTTTCAGACGGTGAGCGTCAAAGGTTACGTTGACCGTGTGGAAATGGTCTTTAAGGGAACTGTGGTGGCAACCCATCAAAGAAGCTATGAGAAAGGGTGTCAGATTCTTAACCCGTTGCATTACCTCGCAGCTTTGGGGCGGCGACCGGCTGCGTTAGATCATTCCAACGTCTACCGTCAGTGGAAGCTACCGCCGGTGTTTGACGAACTTCGCGAACGGCTGGAAAACCGGCATGGCTTATGTGCGGGAGCAAAACAATATGTACGAGTGCTACAGCTATTGTCCGCACATCCAGTCCAGCGCGTCCAGAAAACCATCGAACAGTTGCGTGGCCCCGAAGGAGCGGATGCCGACCGGATCATTCGCCGGGTCAAACGCAGTACCGCGCATGCCCGCAATCAGCCTGATTTCTCTCCGGCAACTCTGAGCAAAGAAGAATTGAGTCGTCCGGAGGTCTTGTCGGTACAGGTTCCCTGTCCGAGCCTGAACCATTTTGATTTGTTTCTTTCTACGTCAACACAAGGAGATCATCGTGCCCCCACAAACAATACAGAAGAAAAACGATCCGAATCTACTGCTGCAGAGCAATCTCAAGCAGTTAAGGTTACCGGCCATGAATGCGGAGTTCGAGAAGTTGGCCCACGAAGCGGCCAACTCAAATCAGACGTTCGAGCAATATCTGCTGCAGTTGACTGAACTGGAAGTGGCGGCACGGTCCACGAATGCGCTGACCAGCCGGATCAAACAGGCTCAGTTCCCAGTGGAAAAAGGGCTGGAAGATTACGACTTCGCGGCCATGAAATCAGTCAACAAACAGAAGGTGTTGGAGCTGGCCCGTGGTGAATGGGTCCGGCAACATACCAATCTCTGTCTGCTTGGTCAGCCGGGAACGGGCAAAACCCATCTGGCGATTGCACTGGGCCTGGCCGCCTGTCGTGAAGGAATCCGAACGAAATTCTTCACCGCTGCGGCACTCGTCAATCAACTGGAAACCGCGCAACAGCAATACAGTCTGGAGCGTCTCCTGAACAGGCTCGACAAGCTCGATCTGCTGATTGTCGACGAGCTGGGTTATCTGTCTTTCAGCCGTGCTGGTGCGGAACTACTGTTCCAGGTGTTTGCTGATCGTTATGAAAGACGAAGTCTGCTGATCACCAGCAACCTCGCCTTCAGCGACTGGGGCCAGATCTTTCAGGGCGAACGGATGACGGCAGCACTTTTGGATCGATTAACGCACCATTGTGAAATATTTGAGATGAATGGTGAAAGCTATCGGTTCAAAGAGTCGATGAAACAAAAGAAGCCACCTCGCAAAAAAGCCTGAGTCGCTTCCACACTTTGGCATACTGACCACCACGTTACCCCACGTGGTTAACCCAACCCCAGGTGGGTCCCATTTCCGCGCCAAAGTGGGTCCGCTTTACACGCCAATCTCCAAGCCCCCTGTCTGCCGCGACCAGCGCACGAATTACTGCTTCATTTTGATGTTCACAGGCACAATGCATCAACGACCAGCCTGAGACAGGGTGCTCCTGAAGAAGATCTCCCCCATCAGCTATAAACTGCTTGAGCTCTTTTATACCATTGCTATTAGTAATCGAACAAAACAGATCGTTAATATCCATTGAACTTCTTTCTTTCTGAGAACATAGTTCATTCAGGTATTATTCTATCAAAGTACGTAAAAAAGCCTCACTCGGACATTTCTGTCTGAGTGAGGCTTTTTGTATAAGCAAAAGGTTGGTGGTCAAACTTTAAGAGCTTCGTCCTTCAGGTTGTTGATCGGGCTGCTATTGATAAACAGCCATCAATTATCCTTAGAAAGGAGGTGATCCAGCCGCAGGTTCCCCTACGGCTACCTTGTTACGACTTAGTCCCAATCACGGAGTTCATCTTAGGCGCCTGCCTCCCCGAAGGGTTAGCTCAGCGACTTTGGACGCCCCCCGCTTTCGTGGCTTGACGGGCGGTGTGTACAAGGCTCAGGAACATATTCACCGCAGTATAGCTGACCTGCGATTACTAGCGATTCCAACTTCATGCAGGCGAGTTGCAGCCTGCAATCCGAACTGAGCGACGCTTTTTGGGATTTGCTTGATCTCGCGATTTTGCTTCCCTTTGTACGCCGCATTGTAGCACGTGTGCAGCCCTGGACATAAAGGCCATGATGACTTGACGTCGTCCCCACCTTCCTCCGGTTTGACACCGGCAGTCTCCTTAGAGTCCCCACCATGACGTGCTGGCAACTAAGGATAGGGGTTTCGCTCGTTAAGCGACTTAACGCGACATCTCACGACACGAGCTGACGACAGCCATGCAGCACCTGTGCAAGTTCCACCCGAAGGCGTCACTCTACTTTCATAGAGCTAATACAAGCATGTCAAATCCAGGATAAGGTTCTTCGCGTTGCCTCGAATTAAGCCACATGCTCCACCGCTTGTGTGAGCCCCCGTCAATTCCTTTGAGTTTCAGCCTTGCGACCATACTCCCCAGGCGGAGTACTTAATGCTTTCGCTACGTCCGGAGAAGCCGAAGCTCCTCCCAACTAGTACTCATCGTTTACGGCTAGGACTACCGGGGTATCTAATCCCGTTCGCTACCCTAGCTTTCGTGCCTCAGCGTCAGTTAAGACCCAGTGTACCGCTTTCGCCACCGGTGTTCCTTCCGATATCAACGCATTTCACCGCTCCACCGGAAGTTCCGTACACCCCTATCTCACTCAAGTTTAACAGTTTAGAGCGCCGTGCCAAGGTTGAGCCCTGGCATTTCACACCCTACTTACTAAACCGCCTACGCACCCTTTAAGCCCAGTGATTCCGAATAACGTTCGCACAGTACGTGTTACCGCGGCTGCTGGCACGTACTTAGCCCGTGCTTCCTCTGAGGCTCTGTCAAACAAAAGGGATAACCCTTCTGCATTTCATCCCCTCTGACAGCGGTTTACAACCCAAGGGCCTTCATCCCGCACGCGGCGTCGCTCGGTCAGACTTGCGTCCATTGCCGAAGATTCTCGACTGCAGCCACCCGTAGGTGTCTGGGCAGTGTCTCAGTCCCAGTGGTGGGGGCCATGCTCTCACACCCCCTAGACATCTAAGGCTTGGTGAGCCGTTACCTCACCAACAACCTAATATCACGTAAGCCGCTCCTCTGGCGGAATCACACCTTTGCTCTTAATGCACCATACAAAAAGAGATCATTCGGTATTAATCACGGTTTCCCGTGGCTATCCCGAACCTGAGGGTACGTCACCTACGCCTTACTACCCCGTTTGCCACTTTCCATTTCCCGAAGGAAACTTCTCGTCCGACTTGCATGCCTAATCCACGCCGCCAACGTTCATTCTGAGCCAGGATCAAACCCTTAATAAATATGCCTATGACGGCAAGCCGTCATAAAAACAAAACAGAGTTTGACGCCAATCAACATCCGACAGGTCGCCTGCCTGATGCGCTACAGATT
The sequence above is a segment of the Gimesia algae genome. Coding sequences within it:
- the istA gene encoding IS21 family transposase; protein product: MLTVDDYGRIRRAHRDGMSIREIARTFHHSRRKIREVLHGAGQPQQYSQRQTQAAPRLGPFHETIRQILADDESQPPKQRHTAQRIFERLRDEHGYLGGYDAVCRFVRKHRTNKRETFIPLDHQPGQRLEADFGKIYVDFPDGRRRVSVLILVWSYSNAPFVIALPTERTEAILEGMVQAFEYFDRVPKEVWWDNPKTVADAVLSGRSRKINQRYAALASHYVFEPLFCLPASGNEKPVVENRVKTLQRKWSTPVPKMEDFEELNNYLRQCCLQEQQRLSSGKTETIGTRLEQDKQNAAGLPRHRFDPCIRREVKVNKYQFARFENVDYSVPRQCAFQTVSVKGYVDRVEMVFKGTVVATHQRSYEKGCQILNPLHYLAALGRRPAALDHSNVYRQWKLPPVFDELRERLENRHGLCAGAKQYVRVLQLLSAHPVQRVQKTIEQLRGPEGADADRIIRRVKRSTAHARNQPDFSPATLSKEELSRPEVLSVQVPCPSLNHFDLFLSTSTQGDHRAPTNNTEEKRSESTAAEQSQAVKVTGHECGVREVGPRSGQLKSDVRAISAAVD
- the istB gene encoding IS21-like element helper ATPase IstB; protein product: MNAEFEKLAHEAANSNQTFEQYLLQLTELEVAARSTNALTSRIKQAQFPVEKGLEDYDFAAMKSVNKQKVLELARGEWVRQHTNLCLLGQPGTGKTHLAIALGLAACREGIRTKFFTAAALVNQLETAQQQYSLERLLNRLDKLDLLIVDELGYLSFSRAGAELLFQVFADRYERRSLLITSNLAFSDWGQIFQGERMTAALLDRLTHHCEIFEMNGESYRFKESMKQKKPPRKKA